The genome window GTTTCAGCCCTTTTAGAATCAATGTTATTTTACCAATTCATTTATTGtaacttcaaatgtatttcatttcaatgaTGATTTGGGATTCTATTCCTGATCAGAGCAAATAAAATGGATAGTGCAATATTATCtggtttgtctttttattttgttgagcCTTTAttagtgtaaatgtaaaatatcagCTTCCTGCTGTCTGGCCAAGTACTCTCCAGAGTTATGGACTGCACTGGTCCATCACTAACAAATTGGCCTCAGTGTCTGCTGCCAAACAACACAATTCCACAAATCCACTTCCCTTGTCAAGTACCAAAAATATGTAACTGAGATGAGCCTGCACTGTTGGATGAATATATAATCGCATAAGAAGTCATGATAACTTCAAACTATTCAATTTTCCCataatgttttaaatttgaTACCTTTAAATCTTCTGTTGCCTTTGAGAGAGCAATCAATCACTGAATTACTGAACAAAACCTCAGTCATATAATGCCTGTGAAACTTTATACAGCACAGATTGCTGCTCGATCAGTGTCTGTGAAACTAAATTCATAAAATATTctgtaaaaatacttttaacTTCCCCAAAAATTATTTATAGTTGTATGCCTATCATCAGGTATTGTGATTGTACAGCATACGCATTAAGAGTGTGTTTTAATTACGTCTTACCAAATCAATTACATACATTAAGTAACCATAAAGTTATATCAGAATGGCATCCGTTACCTACCAAATACCTTAATACAAAATCATATTATCAATCATAATAAATCTAAGTATTTCTGCCTAGAACATATCCCAAAATATTTTTAAGAAGTTAGCACACCCCGGATTTAATGTCGAGGGGGTCAAAACACTCAcatttcacttatttatttgGCCTTCCTCACAATGTGAAATGTTAGTTGTTTTACTTCCTTGACTTGGAAATCTGGTATCTTTTCACATTGTTTGAAACATTCTTATTCGATTTTGGGTTAAGCACTCGATAGAAAACACCATAAATAGTTATTTATGTCAAACAAGCTGAGAACGGTAAATgatatgttaaaatgtgtgcTTCCGATAAAGCTGAACAACaagcattattttttaacttctgtgaatacaaaacacacattatttgtatttacttacCTGAGGAATTTGACAAATGTTCAAGAATGATATCTCTAACTATTTCTACCTAATTACCTAtagtttattataaaatggCGGATCTCACAGACTGGCACACTGTGTTTTTTACGGTGACAATTAGAAATCAATGCAATACATAGTTACAGAGAAGTCAATGGGAAATGATGGCAGGATGTTTAGCTGATCAGTGTTATGGCTTGTGCATGCATCCTTTGATAAGTCTAAGAAAAAAGCCTTCAAAGAGTAAAacatgaggatgatgatgatgatgatgatgatgatgatgatgatgatgatgatgatgatgatgatgatgataactAGGGTCGTGATGGTGGTGTTAATCTGTTTATTACTCACCAGCTGACTGGTCAGCTTGAGGTAACTTGGAGACCGAGTTCTGAAGCGTCGCCAGCTTTGACTTCATGATCCTGAGGCCCTCCGTGAATCTCATCTCCTGGCCTTTCAGAAACTTCTCCATCTGACGGAGCACCCCGACCACCTGGTGCTTATCCATGCATGTCTGCGGATAAAGAATAATCACTATGACcagaagttatttaaaaaatagactttattaacaaaacacaaacaacaaactaaTGAAATGCATGAATTGAGGTTAGTTTAACGATTATAGAGTATAAAACATTAGCTATGGATAAACTTTATTGTCAAGAATGATGCAATTGATATCCATCTTATCAGTGTACACAAGGTGGTTAGGGTTACAAAGAGgtttcattaatattaaaatgcataacacatttcttttaccAGGGTTTCTTTTACCTAAAACTATATTTGCACTGCACTTTTTTCCATTAAACCTAATTGCACTCACATGTGAGATAATCTAAGTCCTCCATCTCTCTTCTGCTCTCCCTCAGCCCTTTCACTTGATATCACAACTGTAGTGGCAGACACAGCTGGACCAAAGCTGTCTGGCAGATGTCAGTGAGACCTTATTCCAAAATAGTGTTCCTTAGTATATTTTGTATGGTGGGAAGGCACATGTTCATTGGATAATCTTGAATGGGCAGCCTCAAAATAGCATGGGTGCCACTAGCAGTTACTTTAGGGAGAAAGCTTGTCATGCCATTACAAAGTTCCTCAGAGAAAGTGCCTCTAATCCTTTCAGGAGGGTTTATTAATCACATGCTCATTGGAACAATTTCTCTGTGCAGCATACCTTAAATTCCTGCACCGGCATTTGGAGGACCTTCGACAATAACAACTTCATTACATTACAATTCAGTTTGCAAGATGTTTGAACCTGTGCAGAATAGACAGGGCTTTGTCTTTTTACCTGCCACAGGCAAAAAGGGAAATGCCACCAGCTGACAGGACATGAGAGAACTCACATCCAGATACTACAAAGGAGGTTTTTTGGAAAAGCAGATTGTATGTGATTTCTCCAATGGAACATATACTGTGACCACAACATTGCAAATCCTAAAATCTCACATAATCACAAATAAGCTGGATAAAgtgtaaaacagaacaaaacaaaacaaagtggtTGGTGTCACGTTTTATGGATCCATTGGATTAAGATATTAAAGTGGGTTACTGATCCTCAATTCCATAAATATTTCCCAAATGTGGTTACCTGAGTTTAAGATTTGATAACACACTTTATTGAGTAAGTTTGACCGGACAACAGATGAGTTGTTCCTAAAGTAAAGTAGTAACTCTTACCTGAACCGAAGCATGACCACTCTGGATAGCTGTCAAACACAGCAATAGCAGAAAACACCTGCGTCGAAAAGTGAGTGCCATCTCCGAGTGCAAATTATTACTGTAGCTTACTTTTATAACAGTAATTCTCCTTTGCTGTTGTTTTCCAAACTTGATAGAGCCTCGATAAAATCCCCAAATCAGTGCTCTCTCGGGAAATTCGGTCCCCAGCTGGTTTCCAGAGTTTGTGGGATGCTCATCAGGTGTCTGAGACAGAGATGCGCTCCCGTCTCTTTATCTGCGCTCTGGAAAAGTTCAGCCTAGGAGCTCTGCACGCCACCTAGGTTTCCTGCAGAAGGAATCCCTCCCACCGAGATACTCCCAAACATTGTACGGTTTTGTCCTTACATCTCTCTGTTGCTGTCAATGATAGTGTATCACTGTAGTCGGCTGTATAGCTCAGATTGGAATATTaactttattgttttaatagtTTAATCGGCCACTAAGGGTAAAAATGTGAGTTTCATTTCTCTTACAAACTCAAATGACAGGCTTTCTTCCAAATAATATATTCTTTGCAATATCATGAGGATTTTAACACGACGTTATTGAGTGACAAAGACGGTTAGACAAATCTGAAACCCTATTATCAATCTGATACAGTTAAGCCTAACAGTTAACCATATCCGTGTCTTTCACTATAGGCCAAGATACTAACAAACATTGAGAGAGAATTTTAAGTCCATTGACTGAAAATGTACCCAACTACCGGACATAGATTATGTTTATTGGTTTGATGTTACCCGTTTTACAAGCTATTAATTTAGGGTTTGCTTTGTAGAGTCAGAGCTACACCTGGTGGTCAATGACATGAACTGCACGGGTGCGTGAAGTCGACTTCATCCGCGCGCGTGGGTCCGTGAGcgaaaaaaaaaccaaagaaaTAAATCCGTTGGTAGGAATAAAGATAAATGGCTTCAGCAGATTTGTCTTTAAAAGCACCCTCTACTCGGGTCATTATAACTGCGCAATACACGTTAATAAAACAAAGGACGTCGTAAACACTTCATGTTGCAGATGTTGAAAATGACTGGCGTTGTTTTGAACCAATAAGAATCGCTGTTCATTTTACCCGGGCGATGCCTGACCAATAGATGACAAGGATCGGTTGTAACCAGGTTAGATAGATCCAGATAGGACTATATATATACATGGAGGAATACATGATCTAGGAATGTGCTGCAGACCTCAGAAGCCATTTTGAGATGATGTCCCTGTTGAGAAAGCCTATGAAGATGCTGAAATCAACGAACATGGTtacatttctgtctgtttctccctccgtctcctctATTTCACCATGGCAGCTGTCAACCGACGGGACATTAGCAAAGCGGGGTATCAAGCTGTGCTCACAGAGTTAAAACGTCATTGATATGAAAGAGGAGAGTGTCTGTTTACTGTCTCTGTCGAGACATGTAACACCGTGAGTTTTTTCCAGTCTGAAAATCTTCCAGCATCTCTCACAACACACCGTCTCCTTGAGTGACTGAGTTAATTCACTCGTGTAGCCTGCCGGAGAGAAAGGAGGCAGATCCGTTTTCCAATGGCTTCTGTGAGCCTTGTTTCCAGTCCCCCAGTCCCTGTTCTTGACAAAAACATGACAGACTCTGAGCTTGCAGGGGATGAAAGGTCGAGTAACATTCTTATGCAATTCTTAATACGCTCATCTGTGCGTTTCAGTGCTGTGGGTCTACATGCTTgtgtaattgttttcttttctttttttaaccatgaATTGCAGGGTTTAGGGCCCATGGTTTCCCCCCTCAAAAATCTTTGCATGCCTCTTTGGTGCAGTTGAATAACGCTGTCCAGATAACATTGATTTCCCATCACCGTGTTAGGAGTCATTTACCATAATTTCCATGCAAGATAGCAGACCTCATCGTGTTGTAGTTGTGGTGCTGGAATGAATTCATGGCTTCATTGTTGCCATCTGCAGGAGACTATGCAAATGACTATAATGTAAATGCCACGCCCATCCTAGTACTGTGCTCCCTCTAGCGGGCATCTGGCAGTCCTGCTGAGGCAGGGTTCACAAAGGGTTGAGCTGTTGCTTCTGCTGGATACAGACCATGCCTGTGTCCTTGTGATTGGTCTGTAGTCCTCAGAGGGCTGTCAGACCATGTGAACAAAGAGGGCCAAGGATTTGATGGTGTCAAACTAAAGGTTCCTACACTAAAGTATTTTACCATGTTATGAAGCAAAGCAACATTAACCGCTGatgttgtgattggttggaATACAAGCTATTGAGGGCTGCCTGTCCTGGTTTTACACATAACATAACTATTTTAGAAAAGTCTTTTAATATCTACTAATGGTGTTCTAGTATACAGAATATTCTTATGTCTCACCTTTTTGTCAATATTATTTTGTCAGATGCTCAGGGTccaatttggaaaaaaagaaaagggggatTTTATGACATTTCCCCCACTATGCAATGTGTTCAAGTTGGCAAATGGTTCATGTTGCATCTTGAGGTCTGTGCTATGGAACAAAAGTGAAGTCCTGGTACAGTAATGTGATGGCTTTGGATATTGTAGACTGGTTGACTCATGATCTTCACTGGTGTGAGAAAAAGAGGTAGCTAGTGTCTGTGAATACAGATGTGGATCAGTGTGTGGACATTTTTCCCATTTCAGGGCGTTTTGGTTTCATGCTTCTAGCTGCTTTGTATTTTCAAATCAGCTGACATTACAtgatatgaaaataatattaacattGGAATGATTTATATATCACAGCTGTTCCAGGCATATCTTCATATTTGGAACCGGTGTAATACAAACTTGCTTTTAACTGCCAAGCTCTAGAGTTATTACCAACTAAAGGTTCCCGATCCATCCGTGTCTAAAACATTACATTGAAAGCAGCATGTGTGAAGTTTGCAACCTGGTCACACACAGGGGTCATAGGGGATGGAGCAAAGTTATAGAAAGTAAACCCAAAGTTCTTCCAAAAGAATCATACTGATCATAAGATTAACAGACTCTGGCTAATTCTTGATTTTTGTGCCTTTATAGAGCTCATAGAGGAGTGCTCAGGCTTTCCAGCCTGATAGCTTATGTTTAAATTGCATCAGAATGTTTGGCATACTTTCACTCAACAGTTATGATGGGCCTTATtcatacatgtttatttgtgcACCATCACAAAAAACCTAGTAAGATTATCTTTGACAAAGGCTTTTGTGGATTTCTTTTAGCCAGAGGTTGAAATTAATTTGGCTTTCATGAAATAACAACATACACAGGAAATCAAAACTTAGCCTTGAATTATTGATGGGATGTTTTAGTACCGGAAAAGCTTTGGGCGTAATGGAAACTGTCTAGAATAATATTTAGTTGTTCCAAATAAAGGGGAAAATACATTATGGCTGGCTTAGTATTATTTAATGTTCTTATTAAATTATTGTAGCAGGTGATTCTGGAATTCTGGTTCTGCTCATAATGTGATTCTTAAATTTTTTATTATGTCTGATACTGACAAAACATGGTCtataaaccctaacccttataCCTTATTCCTCTTTTTAGAGAGGATGGCGAATTGGAAGACGGAGAAATAGATGATGAAGGGATTGGGattgaagaagaaaataaagaggtTGCTGAGGTGAGTGaagacaaagagaaggaaaaagataaagaaaaagtaaaagaaaaagaagagaagaccCACAGGCACTCCAGGAAAAGATACAAAAAGaccaaagagaagaggaggtcCAAAAGGAGGAGGCgtgacagacagaaagtaagaTGCTTCAATAAATCTTATCGCAATAAAGGAATTTATTCAAACATCCcctttgatgttttgttttcctttgttccCTCGGCCCTCTCCTCAGCACCACTccccctccagcagctccagctccgACAGTTACGACTCTGACTACGACCGACCAGAAAGGCCCAAAAATCGTAAAACCCAGGGATCAGATGGACAGTCCTCTCAGGTGAGTTCACATACAGCTGGCATCCTGATGCTGAATATTCCTAAAGGCAGTATGTGTGACTTTTTCTCTTTAACTTCTAACTTTCCAGCATGGACGGGATTCAAAGGGAGGCCATGGTAACTCCCAAAAGTCCCCGCCGCAAAAGAGCAGTGATTTTGAGAAATACAGCGACTACAGTGATGACAAGTATGACTATgacgaagaggaggatgatTATGAAGATGACATGTCAGAGTACCCGCAATCTAAGGATTCAGGTCCGCAGGGTCGGGGAAGGGGACGCCAATCCAAAGACCagatgaagagaggaagcaTGAGGGGGATGAAACAACAGCAGTGTATGAATGAGACACTTTCAGATCAGATTATTTATGAAGTAATTTCTCTAGATTTACGGTTTTTGTTGCTCTTGTGTTTGATTACTTCCTCTTTCATCATTTTCAGTTGGGCAGAGAGGAAGGGGCAGAGGTAGTGGGCCGGGGAGAGGACGTGGGATGCTCTTCAAGAACAAGAAGCTGAAGGGCAAACCCTGGGGAGGACGTGgacgaggacgaggaggagacCAGGGCATGGAAGACATGGTACCAGTAGGTGTTTCCTTGAACATTCAGGAACAATcagtattatatattattaagtCCAATATAGCTCTGTAAACACCTTAATAGTAACATAACAATAACTAAGTCATATGGAATCAAACTAAAGTCTcacttttggaaaatgtgttttttaattgttatttttccaAGGTTAGAAATAgtttggatgttgtttttatattaaacacCGCTTTATTTTCACTATTATGTGGTCTCATCTTCACAATATAAccaaatatatttcattgtttgaaattaaacaatgcTGTAGTCgtatttgtttgatttctcaTGACGAAACACACCGGACACAGAGCATGGCGGAGCTAGATATGCTTTATCTAATCATGATCAACACTACTATTGTAGTTAATATAAaccttatttttcacaatacaatttattttaacaaatacaatttgatAAAGCTTACAGTGTCTAAAAGTGTTTGGTTTGGGTACCTTGAAAGTGCTTGAAAAATGATTGGATTTGACTCTTACTTTCTCTTCATATTTTTGTGTGTAACAGGAAGGAAAAAATCCCTCCAGTTTTCAGAAGAAACGTCCAATTATGAGCAAAGAGTTTATCAATCAGCACACAGTCGAACACAACGGTAGAAACATCTGCAAGTATTTCCTGGAGGGCCGGTGCATCAAGGTATAGTAACACTAATGTTCTTCTACTTGCTTTAAAAACTAGAACTCAAATATTTTCTATTGcatcaaaataacaaattaCATAAAATTACTTTCACACCTTAAATATACTTTTTCCTCATACAGGGGGAACAGTGCAAGTTTGAACATGAACTCGTCGTACCAGATAAGAAAAAGGAGCTTTGTAAATTTTACCTTCAAGGATACTGCAGTAAAGGAGATAActgcatttacatgcacaatatCCTTTAAAAAGCGTGTAATGTGttgcattattaaaataaatgtcattataCCTTTTAATTAGTCCTGTTCCTTAACCTTTGATTGCACATGAATACCCGTGCAAGTTCTTTCATACTGGAGCCAAATGTTATCAAGGGGACAACTGCAAGTTCTCCCACGATGCTTTGAACGAGGTGACCAAAGACTTGCTTGATAAGGTAGGACAACTCTTAACTCTCTTTTGCCGAGATATTCTTTACTCCAATGGTCAAATATTGTTGTATTTCTGCTTTCTGACTCATTTATCAGATAATCAACACTGAGGAGGAGAATGCCCGCGAGGacgagctggagctggaggatCTGCGAAAGCAGGGTATCGCTCCACTTCCGAAGCCCCCTCCTGGGGTGGGGCTGCTGCCCACTCCTGGTCAGAGCAGTCCTACAGACGGAGCCTCGGGACAGGCGGGAAAGAAGATCCCCTCCCTGTTTGAAATCAATGTTCAACCTACTGTTGACTTGGCACAAAAAATTGGTCTAAGGTAACTTAAATCAtctatattttatgtatttgctAGTATTTCTATCTGACCCTAAACCAACATCTGTCTTATTTAGATACATGGGACCAATATGGTGGCCCAAGCAGtattacttaaaataataatgacaatttaaattttaatcaaaattaaaatacagGAAATTAACAAATTATACTCAGGATTTACTTCGTTGTCAAGCTCAATATTGTATCCCCATGTCATTTTGGTCTACTGATCAAATCCTTAAGGGTTTATTCTGTACTTAATTGTGCACATTATTTTTCAGTGGATCCAACTTTTCCCAGGATCAAGGCGATGGCACCGATCAGTTCAGTGGCGGCTCAGAGGACACGCAGAGTGGAGGCATGGTGCCTTCAGGTCCCTCTGCTCCCCCTGTTCCTCCCCCTGAGTCTCCTGTTGCCATGGGTCACCCCACTGGACCACCCATGCCACAGAGCCCCCCTGGACTGCACCCACCACACGGCTTTCCAATGCCGCCTCCGATCCCCCCTGGTCCACCCCCACCCTTCTACGGAAACAGACCCAATATGAACCCTCCGATTAACATGCAGAGGCCTCCCCCGTTCCCTCCAGATCTACAGATGTTGCAGAATCTCTTCCCCTTTCCACCCATGGGTCAGAACCCAGTAGATTTCTTCAGCAACTTTCTCGGAAACCAGGCTCCACAAGGAGGTCAGTGTCAATGTGGTCATCAAATGATGAATTATGTTTAATCGTAACTAAAAATAGctaaattgtgtttctgt of Eleginops maclovinus isolate JMC-PN-2008 ecotype Puerto Natales chromosome 22, JC_Emac_rtc_rv5, whole genome shotgun sequence contains these proteins:
- the LOC134859072 gene encoding zinc finger CCCH domain-containing protein 6 isoform X3, translating into MASVSLVSSPPVPVLDKNMTDSELAGDEREDGELEDGEIDDEGIGIEEENKEVAEVSEDKEKEKDKEKVKEKEEKTHRHSRKRYKKTKEKRRSKRRRRDRQKHHSPSSSSSSDSYDSDYDRPERPKNRKTQGSDGQSSQHGRDSKGGHGNSQKSPPQKSSDFEKYSDYSDDKYDYDEEEDDYEDDMSEYPQSKDSGPQGRGRGRQSKDQMKRGSMRGMKQQQFGQRGRGRGSGPGRGRGMLFKNKKLKGKPWGGRGRGRGGDQGMEDMVPEGKNPSSFQKKRPIMSKEFINQHTVEHNGRNICKYFLEGRCIKGEQCKFEHELVVPDKKKELCKFYLQGYCSKGDNCIYMHNEYPCKFFHTGAKCYQGDNCKFSHDALNEVTKDLLDKIINTEEENAREDELELEDLRKQGIAPLPKPPPGVGLLPTPGQSSPTDGASGQAGKKIPSLFEINVQPTVDLAQKIGLSGSNFSQDQGDGTDQFSGGSEDTQSGGMVPSGPSAPPVPPPESPVAMGHPTGPPMPQSPPGLHPPHGFPMPPPIPPGPPPPFYGNRPNMNPPINMQRPPPFPPDLQMLQNLFPFPPMGQNPVDFFSNFLGNQAPQGAVQKAILLHLTQQQQESLPQGNEPQRAEGPDDNNANREETTNWYSSDEEDGSCVSSILKCLKKQNEMKQSQSKPPQAAQVGDPRLVKERAPPSDPRMKTDPRQRTPDMKKESDGAADARFSRDPRKIRPMEPSSFRQQGHPGPKKPAAGDEDDEGEREPRDKAVLIPLDAGPDVLLRDPRCQLKQFSHIRVDILLQRPAFAQTVVWAPEDLIPSLVPKQEHSINLPLPPLIADAQMNRTNLSDPPPVSCPPPIDPRLVAARLKERMSRLPSGSLESRPSTERPVDPRQLKALDPRLKRTVSLDSKLMGQKVPSSGAVAVDPRLQKASASSTPLTVQAKPEPEKLPPYAPRLASSGGGLESPTTILRGISLYDPRNQSEPSQKEQTEPPKKTSILKLPSKKDTSPPLSPTQRSSSLEETKSTDVASDQPPPPGSAAVPPASPVKPPAVHNLPIQALAGLIRPQYTDSRQTKPGGQGSAGAQEEAEEKKEQEEATEEKPKQEGPEDEADDRTLKDVFKTFDPTASPFCQ
- the LOC134859072 gene encoding zinc finger CCCH domain-containing protein 6 isoform X1, which translates into the protein MASVSLVSSPPVPVLDKNMTDSELAGDEREDGELEDGEIDDEGIGIEEENKEVAEVSEDKEKEKDKEKVKEKEEKTHRHSRKRYKKTKEKRRSKRRRRDRQKHHSPSSSSSSDSYDSDYDRPERPKNRKTQGSDGQSSQHGRDSKGGHGNSQKSPPQKSSDFEKYSDYSDDKYDYDEEEDDYEDDMSEYPQSKDSGPQGRGRGRQSKDQMKRGSMRGMKQQQFGQRGRGRGSGPGRGRGMLFKNKKLKGKPWGGRGRGRGGDQGMEDMVPEGKNPSSFQKKRPIMSKEFINQHTVEHNGRNICKYFLEGRCIKGEQCKFEHELVVPDKKKELCKFYLQGYCSKGDNCIYMHNEYPCKFFHTGAKCYQGDNCKFSHDALNEVTKDLLDKIINTEEENAREDELELEDLRKQGIAPLPKPPPGVGLLPTPGQSSPTDGASGQAGKKIPSLFEINVQPTVDLAQKIGLSGSNFSQDQGDGTDQFSGGSEDTQSGGMVPSGPSAPPVPPPESPVAMGHPTGPPMPQSPPGLHPPHGFPMPPPIPPGPPPPFYGNRPNMNPPINMQRPPPFPPDLQMLQNLFPFPPMGQNPVDFFSNFLGNQAPQGDPGLAFMQNLQQNMGAESQLNSLPPAVQKAILLHLTQQQQESLPQGNEPQRAEGPDDNNANREETTNWYSSDEEDGSCVSSILKCLKKQNEMKQSQSKPPQAAQVGDPRLVKERAPPSDPRMKTDPRQRTPDMKKESDGAADARFSRDPRKIRPMEPSSFRQQGHPGPKKPAAGDEDDEGEREPRDKAVLIPLDAGPDVLLRDPRCQLKQFSHIRVDILLQRPAFAQTVVWAPEDLIPSLVPKQEHSINLPLPPLIADAQMNRTNLSDPPPVSCPPPIDPRLVAARLKERMSRLPSGSLESRPSTERPVDPRQLKALDPRLKRTVSLDSKLMGQKVPSSGAVAVDPRLQKASASSTPLTVQAKPEPEKLPPYAPRLASSGGGLESPTTILRGISLYDPRNQSEPSQKEQTEPPKKTSILKLPSKKDTSPPLSPTQRSSSLEETKSTDVASDQPPPPGSAAVPPASPVKPPAVHNLPIQALAGLIRPQYTDSRQTKPGGQGSAGAQEEAEEKKEQEEATEEKPKQEGPEDEADDRTLKDVFKTFDPTASPFCQ
- the LOC134859072 gene encoding zinc finger CCCH domain-containing protein 6 isoform X2, producing MASVSLVSSPPVPVLDKNMTDSELAGDEREDGELEDGEIDDEGIGIEEENKEVAEVSEDKEKEKDKEKVKEKEEKTHRHSRKRYKKTKEKRRSKRRRRDRQKHHSPSSSSSSDSYDSDYDRPERPKNRKTQGSDGQSSQHGRDSKGGHGNSQKSPPQKSSDFEKYSDYSDDKYDYDEEEDDYEDDMSEYPQSKDSGPQGRGRGRQSKDQMKRGSMRGMKQQQFGQRGRGRGSGPGRGRGMLFKNKKLKGKPWGGRGRGRGGDQGMEDMEGKNPSSFQKKRPIMSKEFINQHTVEHNGRNICKYFLEGRCIKGEQCKFEHELVVPDKKKELCKFYLQGYCSKGDNCIYMHNEYPCKFFHTGAKCYQGDNCKFSHDALNEVTKDLLDKIINTEEENAREDELELEDLRKQGIAPLPKPPPGVGLLPTPGQSSPTDGASGQAGKKIPSLFEINVQPTVDLAQKIGLSGSNFSQDQGDGTDQFSGGSEDTQSGGMVPSGPSAPPVPPPESPVAMGHPTGPPMPQSPPGLHPPHGFPMPPPIPPGPPPPFYGNRPNMNPPINMQRPPPFPPDLQMLQNLFPFPPMGQNPVDFFSNFLGNQAPQGDPGLAFMQNLQQNMGAESQLNSLPPAVQKAILLHLTQQQQESLPQGNEPQRAEGPDDNNANREETTNWYSSDEEDGSCVSSILKCLKKQNEMKQSQSKPPQAAQVGDPRLVKERAPPSDPRMKTDPRQRTPDMKKESDGAADARFSRDPRKIRPMEPSSFRQQGHPGPKKPAAGDEDDEGEREPRDKAVLIPLDAGPDVLLRDPRCQLKQFSHIRVDILLQRPAFAQTVVWAPEDLIPSLVPKQEHSINLPLPPLIADAQMNRTNLSDPPPVSCPPPIDPRLVAARLKERMSRLPSGSLESRPSTERPVDPRQLKALDPRLKRTVSLDSKLMGQKVPSSGAVAVDPRLQKASASSTPLTVQAKPEPEKLPPYAPRLASSGGGLESPTTILRGISLYDPRNQSEPSQKEQTEPPKKTSILKLPSKKDTSPPLSPTQRSSSLEETKSTDVASDQPPPPGSAAVPPASPVKPPAVHNLPIQALAGLIRPQYTDSRQTKPGGQGSAGAQEEAEEKKEQEEATEEKPKQEGPEDEADDRTLKDVFKTFDPTASPFCQ